TGGCAGTGCTGCCGCCCGGTGCGCGGATGGCGTTCATCGCCGGGCAGGGCGGGGAGACTGCCGATGGTCGCTTGTCCGAGGATTTCCGCGATCAGGTGCGCCAGGCGCTGCGCAATCTGTGCATCGCCATCGAGGCGGCGGGTGGCACGCCGGCGCAGATCGCCAAGCTCGGCGTTCTGATCGTCGAGCACAGCGAGGAGCGCCTGCACATCTTCGGCGAAGAATTGCAGCGAGCGCTGGGCGCGGGGCCGAAGCCTGCGTGCACGCTGATCCCGGTGCCGCGTCTGGCGCTCGACGGCATGCTGTTCGAAATCGAGGCCGTGCTGTTGCTGACGGCTGGCTGAGCGTGCCGTCGGTCGGCGCGTCACGGGACTGTCAAGCGGGGCGGCTACATCAGGAGAACCCCCCACTCGCCAGGAGACTTCCGAGATGACCGCACCGGATCAGAAACGCCGCCAACTGCTGCAGGGCATCGGCGCCGGCCTCGCGCTGCCGGCCCTGGGCGTCGCGCCCGCCATCATCGCCGCGCCGCGCGAGCGCCCGCAGATGCTCGACGGTGTGCAGTCCGGCGACGTGACGGACGGCCGCGCGTTGATCTGGAGCCGCGGCGACCGCCCCGGGCGGCTGATCGTCGAGTGGGACACGCGCAGCCGTTTCGGCAATCCGCGGCGCATGATCTCCTCGGTGACCGATGCCGGTCAGGACTACACCGCCCGCGTCGATCTGCGCGGGCTACCGGCGGATCAGTCGATCTTCTACCGCGCGCGCTTCGAGGATGCTCGCAGCGGCGTGCTCAGCGAGCCCTGGTTCGGCCACCTGCGCAGCGCGCCAACGCGTCCGCGCAACATTCGTTTCGTCTGGGGTGGCGATACCTGCGGCCAGGGCTACGGCATCAACCCGGACTTCGGCGGCATGCGCATCTACGAAAGCATGCGCCTGCGCCGGCCGGACTTCTTCCTGCACAGCGGCGACGTCATCTATGCCGACGGGCCGATCCCCGCCGAAGTGACCGCCGAGGACGGCAGCGTCTGGCGCAACCTGGTCACCGAGGAAAAGAGCAAGGTCGCCGAGACGCTGCACGAGTTTCGCGGCAACTACCGCTACAACCTGCTGGACGAGAACCTGCGAGCCTTCAACGCCGAGGTGCCGCAGATCTGGCAGTGGGACGATCACGAGGTGACCAACAACTGGTCGCCGAGCAAGGTGCTGGACGACCGCTATCAGCAGGTGCGCGACATCGATACCCTGGTCCGCCGCGCACGCCAGGCCTACCTGGAATACGCACCCATGCGCATCGCCCGCCGCGACAAGCTTGGGCGCATCTATCGCAAGGTCAGCTACGGGCCGCTGCTGGATGTGTTCGTGCTGGATATGCGCAGCTATCGCGGGCCCAACACCCACAACCTGCAGGCGGAGCAGGGCGCCGACACGGCGTTTCTCGGCCGCGAGCAGCTGCGCTGGCTCAAGCGCGAGCTGAGCGCCTCGCGCGCAACCTGGAAGGTCATCGCCGCCGACATGCCCATTGGCCTGCATGTGCCCGATGGCCCGCGCTGGGAGGCGATCGCCAATGGCAACGACGGCGAGGCGTTGGGCCGCGAGCTGGAGATCGCCGACCTGCTGACCTTCATCCAGCGCGCGCGGGTGCGCAATACCGTCTGGCTGACGGCGGATGTGCACTACTGCGCGGCGCACCACTATCACCCCAATCGCGCTGCCTTTCAGCGTTTCGAACCGTTCTGGGAGTTCGTCGCCGGCCCGCTGAACGCCGGCAGCTTCGGACCGAATCCGCTGGACGGCACCTTCGGTCCGGAAGTGGTCTTCCAGAAGGCGGCGCCCACGCCGAACAGCTCGCCGCGGGCCGGCTTCCAGTTTTTCGGCGAGGTGGAGATCGACGCGCAGAGCGGTGCGCTGGGCGTGAGTCTGCGCGACATCGACGGCACGCTGGTCTACAGCCAGACGCTTGAGCCCTGGCAGCCGGCCTGAGCCGGCTCAGCCGAGCAGGAAGTTGCCGGCGCGGGGTTCACCATCCAGCGCGGGGACTTCTGCTTCGTCCTTGAGCTGTACGCCGGAGAGCTGCCGGCGGCTGGCTTCGCGCATCAGGTAGAGCAGGCGGTGCGTGGCCAGGTTGTAGCTCAGACCCTCGGGGCGAATGTTGGAAATGCAGTTGCGCTGCGCATCGTGCCGGCCGACCTGCGGCGCCCAGGTGAAGTACAGGCCCAGGCTGTCCGGCGAGCTGAGGCCTGGGCGTTCGCCGAGCAGAATCACCACCATCCGAGCTTTGAGCCGCTGGCCGATCTCGTCGGCAATCGCCACGCGGCCCTGTTGGACCAGGGTGATCGGTCCGAGCGCCCAGCCTTCGGCCTGACACTGCTCGGCGATCTTCAAGACCATCGGTGCGCCGTGGCGCTGCACCGCCAGTGCGGAGAGGCCGTCGGCGATCACCAGCGCCAGATCGCAGCCGTCGCCCGCATGCTCGTCGAGCGTGGCGGCGCTGGCTTCGTCGAGGCGTCGACCGAGGTCGGGGCGCTGCAGATAGATCTGCCGGTCTGACGCGGCGCTGCGCAGGTGCAGGCAGCCAAGTTCATGTTTCTTCAGCTCGGCAGCCAGCGCTTCGCAGTCCAGCGGCAAATGCACGGCGTCGCGCGCCTGGGCGTGGGCGAACTGGAAATCCAACTGCGCATCGGTGGGCAGGCTGATGCCGGCGCGGCCAAGGGCGATGCGTGCCGGGGTCAGCTGGCGCAGGTGCTGCCACGGATTTTCGGTGGTGGGGGAGCGGTCGGGCATGGCTACCTCGGAGCGTAGCGGTCAGGCGCGTGAACAGACGCGTGGAAAAGCGCGCAGCGTTTTCCACGCTGCTGGCGGCGAATGGGGCAGCGCCTCATGCCTGCTGCTCCAGCGCCCGGCGGAAGGCTTCGGGCAGTTCGCGGCCGAGCTGCAGGCGGTTGCCGTCCTGCCGGAGAATCTGCATCTTCGCCAGCCACTCCTCGAACTCCGGCGCGGGCCGTAGGCCCAGCACCTGGCGCACGTAGAGCGCGTCGTGGAAGGAAGTGGTCTGGTAGTTGAGCATCACGTCATCCGAGCCCGGGATGCCCATGATGAAGTTGATGCCCGCCGTGCCGAGCAGGGTCAGCAGCATGTCCATGTCGTCCTGGTCGGCTTCGGCGTGGTTGGTGTAGCAGATGTCGCAACCCATGGGCACGCCGAGCAGTTTGCCGCAGAAGTGGTCCTCCAGACCGGCGCGAATGATCTGCTTGCCGTTGTAGAGGTATTCCGGGCCGATAAAGCCGACCACGGTGTTCACCAGCAGCGGCTTGTAGCGGCGCGCGACGGCGTAGGCGCGGGCTTCGCAGGTCTGCTGATCGACGCCGTGATGGGCGTTGGCCGAGAGCGCGCTGCCCTGGCCGGTCTCGAAATACATGAGGTTGTCGCCGAGGGTGCCGCGCTTCTGCGACAGACCGGCCTCGTAGCCCTCCTGCAGGGTCGCCAGGTTGATGCCGAAGCTGGCGTTGGCCGCCTCGCTGCCGGCGATGGACTGGAACACCAGATCCAGCGGCGCGCCGCGGTTGATCGCCTCGATGGACGTGGTGACGTGAGTGAGGATGCAGCCCTGGGTCGGGATCTCGTAGCGGCTTATCACCGCGTCGAGCATCTTCAGCAGCTCGCAGATGCCGGCGGTGCTGTCGGTGGCCGGGTTGATGCCGATCACCGCATCGCCATTGCCGTAGAGCAGGCCGTCGAGAATGCTCGCGGCGATGCCGGCGCCGTCGTCGGTCGGATGGTTCGGCTGCAGCCGGGTGGACATGCGCCCGGCCAGACCGATGCTGTTGCGAAAGCGGGTGACGACGCGCACCTTCTGCGCCACCAGAATCAGGTCCTGCACACGCATGATCTTCGACACCGCAGCGACCATTTCCGGCGTCAGTCCTGGCGCCAGCGCCCGCAATGTGGCTTCGTCCGCCTCCTCGCCGAGCAGCCAGTTGCGGAAATCGCCCACGCTCAGGTGGCTGACCGGGGCGAAAGCCGCCGCGTCATGGCTGTCGATGATCAGCCGGGTGACTTCATCGCTTTCGTAGGGAATCAGTGCTTCTTCGAGAAAGCGCTTGAGTGGCACTGCGGCCAGGCACATCTGCGCCGCCACGCGTTCGGCATCGCTGCCCGCCGCGACCCCGGCGAGCAGGTCGCCGGAGCGCGCCGGACTGGCCTTGGCCATCACTTCGCGCAGATCGTCGAAGCGCCAGGCGGTGCCGCCCACGCTGTGCGAGTAAGCCATGTCAGCCTCCTTCTTTCAGTGCAGCGACGCCTCGGCCTTCTCGATCGCTGCGAATTCCTCTTCCGGCGTGCCGGCCACCAGATGGTGTCGACTGTAGATCGCGAAGTAGGCGATGAAGATCCCGTAGATGATCGCGGCGCCGATCACCACCCGCGGATCGACCAGGAAGCCCGCGATGACCGCGATGCAGGCCAGCACCAGCGCCACGCCCGAGGTGACGATGCCGCCAGGGGTCTTGTACGGGCGATGCAGGTCGGGCCGGCGCAGGCGCAGGACGATGTGCGAGGCCATCATCAAGACGTAGGAGATGGTCGCGCCGAACACCGCGACGAGGATCAGCAGGTCGCCCTGGCCGGTCAGCGACAGCAGGAAGCCGATCACGCCAGGGATCACCAGGGCCAGCACCGGCGCCTTGTTCTGGTTGGTCAGCGACAACTTGCGCGGCAGGTAGCCGGCCCGCGATAGCGCGAAGATCTGCCGCGAGTAGGCAAAGATGATCGAGAAGAAACTGGCGATCAGCCCGGCCAGGCCGACCAGATTGACGAAGCCGCTCATCCAGGTGGACGAGCCGTAGGCGGTGGTCAGTGCCTCCACCAGCGGATTGCCGGACGCCACCAGCGTGCTGGAACCGGCGCCACCGGGGCCGACCAAGAGAATCAGCCCGGCGAAGGCGACCAGAATCAGCATGGCGCCGATCAAGCCGCGCGGCATGTCACGCTGCGGGTTCTTGGTCTCCTCGGCGGCCAGCGGTACGCCTTCCACGGCGAGGAAGAACCAGATCGCGTAGGGGATCGCCGCCCAGATACCGACGTAGCCGTACGGCAGGAAGGCGCTGGCACCGGCTGCGGTGGTCGGCGCGATATCGAGCAGCTTGTCCACCGAGAAGTGCGGCACCATCGCGACGATGAACACGGCCAGCGCCAAGGCGGCGATGGCGGTGATGATGAACATCAGCTTCAGCGCCTCGCCGACGCCGAAGATATGGATGCCGATGAAGATGATGTAGAAGGCGAGATAGATCGCCCAGCCGCCGATGCCGAACAGCGACTCGCAGTAGGCGCCGATGAACACGGCGATGGCCGCCGGCGCGATGGCGTATTCGATGAGGATCGCCGTGCCGGTGAGAAAGCCGCCCAGCGGGCCGAACGCGGTGCGGGCGAAGCCGTAGCCGCCACCAGCCGTGGGGACCATCGAGGACAGCTCGGCCAGCGAGAAGCACATGCACAGGTACATGGTCGCCATCAGCAACGTGGCGATGAACAGCCCGCCCCAACCGCCCTGGGCGAGCCCGAAGTTCCAGCCGGCATAGTCGCCGGAGATCACGTAGGCGACGCCAAGACCGACCAGCAGCACCCAGCCGGCGGCGCCTTTCTTCAGTTCGCGTTCCTGGAAATAGCTACTGCCAACGGTTTCGAAATCGATTGCATGGTGCGGTGGCGTTGAACGGCTGTGTTCGAGGGCCATGGGGAAATCCTCTTGGATAGGTTGGCAGGTCTCTCCCTAGCAAGCGTCATGCCCCGCGCCGGAAATGCGATATTTACGGTGTTTTGTCAGCCAAGTTTGGCAGGAACGCACCTTTTGCGTGCTCCGCAGCACCACGGCGGAGCCCGGCAGGTGTCTTGTTCAGGGCGCGGGCGGCGTGCGCCACCCGCGCCGATCTATTAGAAGAAGCCCAGTGGGTTGATGTCATAGCTGACCAGCAGGTTCTTGGTCTGCTGGTAGCTGTCGAGGATCATCTTGTGGGTTTCGCGACCGACGCCGGACTTCTTGTAGCCGCCGAACGCGGCATGGGCCGGGTAGAGGTGATAGCAGTTGGTCCATACGCGCCCGGCCTTGATCGCCCGGCCCATGCGGTAGGCGCGGTTGATGTCGCGGGTCCAGACGCCGGCGCCGAGGCCGTACTCGGTGTCGTTGGCGATGGCCAGGGCTTCGGCTTCGTCCTTGAAGGTGGTGACGCCGATCACCGGGCCGAAGATCTCCTCCTGGAACACGCGCATCTGGTTGGTGCCCTTGAGCAGGGTCGGCTGGATGTAATAGCCGGTCGCGAGCGAGCCTTCGAGCTTCTCCGCCGCGCCGCCGGTAAGCACTTCCGCGCCTTCGCCCTTGGCGATTTCCAGGTAGGACATGATCTTGTCGAACTGTTGCTGGCTGGCCTGGGCGCCGACCATGGTCTCGGTGTCCAGCGGGTCGCCGCGCTTGATCTGCGCGACCTTCTTCATCACCGCCTCCATGAAGGGTGCGTAGATGGATTCCTGCACCAGCGCGCGCGATGGGCAGGTGCACACCTCGCCCTGGTTGAAGAAGCCCAGCACCAGGCCTTCGGCGGCTTTCTCGATGAAGGTCGGTTCGGCCTGCATGATGTCTTCGAAGTAGATGTTCGGGCTCTTGCCGCCCAGCTCCACGGTGCTCGGGATGATGCTCTCGGCGGCGCGCTTCATGATGTGCGAGCCCACCGGGGTGGAGCCGGTGAAGGCGATCTTGGCGATGCGCTTGCTCGAGGCCAGGGCCTCGCCGGCTTCACGACCGTAGCCCTGCACGACGTTGAGCACGCCCGGGGGCAGCAGATCGCCGATCACCTCCATCAGCACCGCGATGCCCAGCGGGGTCTGCTCGGCCGGTTTCAGCACCACGCAGTTGCCGGCCGCCAGTGCCGGGGCGAGTTTCCAGGCGGCCATCAGGATCGGGAAATTCCACGGGATGATCTGCCCCACCACGCCCAGCGGCTCGTGGAAGTGGTAGGCCGCGGTGTGCTCGTCGATCTCGGCGCTGGTGCCTTCCTGGGCGCGGATGCAGCCGGCGAAATAGCGGAAGTGATCGGCCGCCAGCGGGATATCGGCGTTCAGCGTCTCGCGCACCGCCTTGCCGTTGTCCCAGGTCTCGGTGATGGCGAGCATTTCCAGGTTCTGCTCGATGCGGTCGGCGATCTGCAACAGGATCAGCGAGCGCGCCTGCACGCTGGTCTTGCCCCAGGCGTCGGCGGCGGCATGGGCGGCGTCCAGCGCTTTCTCGATATCGGCGGCGTCGGAGCGCGGGAATTCAGCAATCGGCTGTCCGTTGACCGGAGACAGGTTGGTGAAATACTGCCCGTTGATGGGCTCCACGAACTCGCCATTGATGAAGTTGCCGTAGCGGGACTTGAAGGAAACGACAGCGCCTTCGCTGCCAGGATGGGCGTAACGCATGATGAGTCTCCGGTTCTTGTAAGGGTCGAGGAAACGGCGGTCGTTTCAGCGTAGATCAGCTTGTCGAAGCCGGCGAACGAGATGACATGCGGGCCAGGCTCGGGTGCCGGCGGGGGCCGCTTGCGCGGCGGTGCTGTGCTAATCTGCGCCGCAGTTTCCGGCGCCGAGATGCGCAGCCATGCCGCCTGGCCAGGCTGTGTGAAAACGCAGCATGACCGAGCGCAGTAGTTTTCACAGTCTGTGGCGCGGCGTTTTTCAGAGGTCAACAATGCATATCCATATTCTCGGCATCTGCGGCACCTTCATGGGGTCGCTCGCGGTGCTGGCCAAGGAACTCGGGCATCGCGTCACCGGCTCCGACGCCAACGTCTATCCACCGATGAGCACCCAACTCGAAGCCCAGGGCATCGAGCTGACCCAAGGCTACGAGCCGAGCCAGCTGGAGCCGGCGCCGGACCTGGTGGTGATCGGCAATGCACTGTCGCGCGGCAACCCGGCGGTGGAGTACGTACTGAACAAGGGCCTGCCCTATGTCTCCGGCCCACAGTGGCTGGCCGATCACGTGCTGCAGGGGCGCTGGGTCCTGGCCGCGGCCGGTACCCATGGCAAGACCACCACCAGCAGCATGCTGGCCTGGGTGCTGGAACATGCCGGCATGAGCCCGGGCTTTCTCATCGGGGGCGTGCCGCAGAACTTCGGCATCTCCGCGCGGCTGGGTGGCACGCCATTCTTCGTGGTCGAGGCCGACGAATACGACAGCGCTTTCTTCGACAAGCGCAGCAAGTTCGTCCACTACCGCCCGCGCACGGCGATCCTGAACAACCTGGAATTCGATCACGCGGACATCTTCCCTGATCTCGCCGCCATCGAGCGGCAGTTCCATCATCTGGTGCGCACGGTGCCGGGTGAGGGACTGATCATCCATCCCGAGTCGGAAACTGCGCTCAAGCGCGTCATCGAAATGGGCTGCTGGACGCCGGTACAGACCACCGGCGAAGGCGGCCAATGGCAGGCCAACCTGCTCAGTGCCGATGGCTCGCGCTTCGAAGTGATCTTCGATGGCGCCGTACAGGGCGTAGTGGAATGGGAGCTGACCGGCCAGCACAACGTAAACAACGCACTGGCAACCCTCGCCGCAGCACGGCATGTCGGCGTGCTGCCGAAGCAGGGCGCCGAGGCGCTGAGCGAGTTCCTGAGCGTCAAGCGACGCATGGAGAAGGTCGCCGAGGTCAACGGCGTGACCATTTACGACGACTTCGCCCATCACCCGACTGCCATCGCCACCACACTCGATGGGCTGCGCAAGCGCGTCGGCGATACGCCGATCATCGCGGTGGTCGAACCGCGCTCCAACTCGATGAAGCTCGGCGCGCATCGCGAGGGGTTGGCGGAGTCGGTGGCGCTGGCCGACCAGGCGATCTGGTACGCACCGGCCAACCTCGGCTGGGATCTCGCCGCGACCGTCGCCGGCTCCCCGGTGCCGACCACGGTCTGCGATTCGCTGGAGGCGATCATCGCCAAGGTGAAAACCGACGCCGCGCCGGGCACTCAGGTGGTGGTGATGAGCAATGGCGGTTTCGGTGGGTTGCACGGCAAGTTGGCTGAGGCGTTGAGCTGATTGCTCAAGGTGGAAAACGCTTCGCGGTTTTCCACCCTACGAAGACCGTGGGTAGGGTGGAAATCGCCGAAGGCATTTCCACGCGGATCGCATCAGCAAGTAGGGTGGGCCGGGCGGCGTTCCGCTTCAGCCCGCCCGAACACGACCAAGCGGCTACAAGGGAATAAATGTATGAGCGGACCGGAACGCATCACTTTGGCCATGACCGGCGCATCCGGCGCGCAATACGGCCTGCGCCTGCTCGATTGCCTGATCCAGGAAGACCGCGAGGTGCACTTCCTGATCTCCAAGGCCGCGCAGCTGGTGATGGCCACCGAGACCGACGTGGTGCTGCCGGCCAAGCCGCAGGCCATGCAGGCGTTTCTCTCCGAATACACCGGGGCGGCGGCAGGGCAGATTCGCGTGTTCGCCAAGGAGGACTGGATGGCGCCGCCGGCCTCCGGTTCCGGGGCGCCGACGGCCATGGTCGTCGTTCCCTGTTCCACCGGCACGCTGTCGGCGATCGCCACCGGCGCCTGCAACAACCTGATCGAACGCGCTGCCGACGTGGCCCTCAAGGAACGCCGCCAGCTGATCCTGGTGCCGCGTGAAGCGCCGTACTCCAGCATTCACCTGGAGAACATGCTCAAGCTGTCCAATCTCGGCGTGACCATCCTGCCGGCGTCGCCGGGCTTCTATCACCAGCCGCAGACCATCGATGACCTGGTCGACTTCGTCGTCGCACGCATCCTCAATCTGCTCAACATCCCGCAGGACATGCTGCCGCGCTGGGGCGAGCACCATATCGTCAGCGACGACTGAGATGATCGGCCGGGCGCTGCTGGTGCTGATGACGCTGAGCCTGCTCGGCGGTTGCGCCACGGTGCGCACGCTGGATGCGGCCAAGCCTGGCGCGCCGATCATCTACTCCGGCACGCGCCTGGATTGGTACAGCCTCAACGGTGGCTGTTGCCCGATGGATCGTTTCGGTGGCATGCCGCCGAAATATCCCGCGCTGGATCTGCCCGCCAGCGCCCTGGTGGATACGCTGCTGCTGCCCTTCGCCGTGGCGGCGGAGCTGGGCGTCGGGCTCGGCGTGCGCGGCGGTCTTTGAGCGGCGTGCAGCATTACTGATCTGGGTTCAGGCTGGACTCTCGCGCAGCAGGCATAATTTCCTCGTCTGCGGCACAAGGAGAACAGGTGTGAAAGACCGAACTCAGTTCCACATGAATTACTGGATGATCGCCATTCTGGTGTTCTTCGGCCTGCAGTATCTGCTATCGATCCAGCAGGAGGTGGCGACCATCCCCTACAGCGAGTTCGAGCAGCATCTCAGGGACGGCCGCGTCGACGAGCTGGCGATCACCGAACGGCGCATCGAGGGCACCCTCAAGGAGCCGCTGGCCAGCGGTCAGCGACGTTTCATCAGTAACCGCGTCGAACCGCAGCTGGCCGAGCACTTGCAGCAGTACCCGGTGCGCTACACCGGCAAGGTGGAAAGCACGCTGGTGCGCGACCTGTTGTCCTGGATCATCCCGGCGGCGCTGTTCTTCGGCATCTGGCTGTTCCTGCTCAGGCGCATCGGCAGCGGCCTGGGCGGCGGCGGGATGATGCAGATCGGCAAGAGCAAGGCGCGGGTCTACGTCGAGACCGACATGAAGGTGAGCTTCGCCGACGTCGCCGGGGTCGACGAGGCCAAGGACGAGCTCAAGGAAATCATCGAGTTCCTGCGCGACCCGCAGACCTACGGCCGCCTCGGTGGACGCATGCCCAAGGGCGTGCTGCTGGTCGGCCCGCCCGGCACCGGCAAGACCCTGCTGGCGCGTGCCGTGGCTGGCGAGGCGAAGGTGCCGTTCTTCTCCATTTCCGGCTCGGAGTTCGTCGAGATGTTCGTCGGCGTCGGTGCCGCGCGGGTGCGCGATCTGTTCGAGCAGGCCCGCGCCCAGGCGCCGGCGATCATCTTCATCGACGAGCTGGACGCCCTTGGCCGCGCCCGCGGGGCCGGGCCGCTGTCCGGCGGGCATGACGAGAAGGAGCAGACGCTCAACCAGCTGCTGGTGGAAATGGACGGCTTCGATACCTCCAGCGGGCTGGTTCTCTTGGCGGCTACCAACCGCCCGGAGATTCTCGATCCGGCGCTGCTGCGCGCTGGCCGTTTCGACCGTCAGGTGCTGGTCGATCGGCCGGACAAGGTCGGACGGGTGCAAATTCTCAATGTGCATCTGAAGAAATCGCGGCTGGGCACCGATGTCGATCCGCAGGCCATCGCTGCGCTGACCCCGGGCTTCACCGGTGCCGACCTGGCCAACCTGGTCAACGAGGCGACGCTGCTGGCGACCCGGCGCAATGCCGAGGCGGTGGCGATGGAGGATTTCACCGCGGCCATCGAACGCATCATCGCCGGCCTGGAGAAGCGCAACCGCCTGCTCAATCCGCGCGAGCGCGAGATCGTCGCCTATCACGAGATGGGCCATGCCTTGGTGGCCATGGCGCTGCCGGGCGTCGACCCGGTGCACAAGGTGTCGATCATCCCGCGCGGCATGGGCGCGCTGGGCTACACCATCCAGCGCCCGATCGAGGACCGTTTCCTGATGACCCGCGATGAGCTGGAAAACAAGATGGCCGTGCTGCTCGGCGGGCGCGCGGCGGAGTGGCTGGTGTTCGCCCATCTGTCCACCGGTGCGGCGGACGATCTGGCCAAGGTCACCGACATCGCCCGCGCCATGGTCACCCGTTACGGCATGTCCAGGCGCCTCGGGCATCTGGCGCTGGAGCGCGAGCCGAGCTCGTTCCTCGGCAACGAGGCGATGCTCGGCCTGAAGCCGCAACATGGCTATGCGGAGAGCACGGCAACCGCTATCGACGAGGAAGTGCAGGAGCTGGTGCAATCTGCATTCCAACGCAGCCTGGGGTTGCTTGAAGAACGACATGAACTGCTTGAGCGCTGTGCGCGTCGTTTGCTGCAGCAGGAGACGCTGGATGCCGATGAGCTGCGTGAACTCAGCGCCGCTCCAGCCAGTGGTTCGGCACAGGCGTCCCCTCAGGCCTGATGCGGCCTCAGGGCCGCTGCGTCAGTCGGGCCGGCGCTGGGCGTGCTGCGCCAGCGCCCACTCGACGTGTTCGCGGACCAGCTCCGACGGATCGTCGCGGCGCGCCTCGAGCGCTTCCAGCACCGGGATGCTCGATGGCGCATTGCCCAGGCCGACCGCCAGGTTGCGCAGCCAGCGCTGGTAACCGGCGCGGCGCAGCGGCGAGCCCTCGGTGCGGCTGAGAAATTCTTCTTCCGTCCAGTGGAACAGCGTCGCCAGCTCGGCGTTGTCCAGGCTGTGGCGCGGCTGAAAGTCGCTTTGCTCGGTGGGGCGGGCGAAACGGTTCCACGGGCAGACGATCTGGCAATCATCACAGCCGAACACGCGGTTGCCCATCGGTGCGCGCAGCTCGACGGGAATCGGCCCCTTGAGTTCGATGGTCAGGTAGGAGATGCACTTGCGCGCGTCCAGCAGGCGCTCGCCGGCGAAGGCGCCGGTCGGGCAGACGTCCAGGCAGGCGTGGCAGCTGCCGCAGTGATCGCGCGTCATCGGCTCGTCGACCGGCAACGCGATATCGACGAACAGTTCGCCTAGAAAGAACCAGCTGCCGGCCTTGCGGTTGAGCAGCAGGGTATTCTTGCCGATCCAGCCGAGCCCGGCCTGTTGCCCGGCGGCCTTCTCCAGCACCGGCGCGCTGTCGACGAAGGCGCGAAAGCCGAACGGGCCGACCATCTGTTGGATGCGCTCGGCCAGTTGCTGGATGCGTTTGCGGATCAGCTTGTGGTAGTCGCGGCCCAGTGCATAACGTGACACGTAGGCTTTTTCCGGCGCGGCCAGCTGTTGGGTCATCCGTGTGTCGCCGGGCAGGTAGTCCATGCGCAGCGAGATCACCCTGAGCGTGCCCGGTACCAGCTCGTCCGGCCGGGAGCGCTTGCTGCCGTGGGCGGCCATGTAGTCCATCTCGCCCTGATAACCGGCTGCCAGCCAGGCCTCCAGATGCGCCTCGTGCTCGCCGAGATCGACATCGGTGATGCCGACCTGCTGAAAGCCGAGCTCGCGGCCCCATTCCTTGATGGATTGGGCGAGGGCAGCGGGATCAAGAGAGAGGCTGGACATCGGAGACTGCGGCGGGAAGTGGGCGGGTGCGTATAATTCTGCCAGACATTCCGCCGCGATGATCCCTGCTCCGATGACCGATTCCCTGCCCGTCGCTCTGTATACCGCCGCCCAGGTGCGCGAACTCGATGCGCGCCTGATTGCTGCCGGCACTCCCGGTTTCGAACTGATGCAGCGTGCCGCTCATGCCGCCTGGCGTGCACTGCGCCGGCGCTGGCCGGATGCCGGGGCTGTCACCGTGCTGGCCGGGCGTGGCAATAACGCCGGCGATGGCTACCTCGTTGCGGCGCTGGCGCAGCGCGCCGGCTGGCAGGTGCGGGTGCTGGCAGTGGGCGATCCGCAAGCGCTGCAGGGCGATGCCGCGCAGGCCCTGGTCGAGGCGCGGGCGAGCGGTGTGGTCGTCGAGCCTTGGCATGCCGAGGCGACTTTGCAGGGTGTGCTGGTGGATGCGCTGCTGGGCACCGGTGTTGCCGGTGAGGTGCGCGAG
This DNA window, taken from Pseudomonas sp. FeN3W, encodes the following:
- the queG gene encoding tRNA epoxyqueuosine(34) reductase QueG is translated as MSSLSLDPAALAQSIKEWGRELGFQQVGITDVDLGEHEAHLEAWLAAGYQGEMDYMAAHGSKRSRPDELVPGTLRVISLRMDYLPGDTRMTQQLAAPEKAYVSRYALGRDYHKLIRKRIQQLAERIQQMVGPFGFRAFVDSAPVLEKAAGQQAGLGWIGKNTLLLNRKAGSWFFLGELFVDIALPVDEPMTRDHCGSCHACLDVCPTGAFAGERLLDARKCISYLTIELKGPIPVELRAPMGNRVFGCDDCQIVCPWNRFARPTEQSDFQPRHSLDNAELATLFHWTEEEFLSRTEGSPLRRAGYQRWLRNLAVGLGNAPSSIPVLEALEARRDDPSELVREHVEWALAQHAQRRPD